From one Deinococcus sp. NW-56 genomic stretch:
- a CDS encoding YafY family protein — MTATTKTERILDLLDALGEGECSARDLVRRLGLPENQLRSVQRDLRTLIDRGLLEVSPAGRYRRPVRVTSLNPVEALAVYSATRMLYHHAAEYNEHYLRAMEKLSRQLPERARRVATLASEAYRAKPNAAGSRTFELAAQAWLEGRVLRFAYHSPQRVTPVELAIYFIELSPQNRQAYAIGVNRLREGGRPFVYRLSRMRDATLLADECEIPEDFHPLKFLSNAWGIMPGEPVRVELFFSPQVRERIGETHLGENAEVRVLASGHTRVVLTVGGWKELIPWVLGWGGEVEVLEPRELVEAVAQAHRAGAAVYD, encoded by the coding sequence GTGACCGCGACCACCAAGACCGAGCGCATCCTTGACCTGCTCGACGCCCTGGGTGAAGGCGAGTGCAGCGCCCGTGATCTGGTGCGCCGACTGGGCCTGCCGGAGAACCAACTGCGCAGCGTGCAGCGGGACCTGCGAACCCTGATCGACCGGGGCCTGCTGGAGGTGTCGCCCGCGGGCCGGTATCGCCGACCTGTCCGCGTGACCAGCCTCAACCCGGTGGAGGCCCTGGCGGTGTACTCGGCGACGCGGATGCTCTACCACCACGCCGCGGAGTACAACGAGCATTACCTGCGGGCGATGGAAAAGCTCTCACGCCAACTCCCCGAACGCGCCCGCCGGGTGGCCACCCTCGCCAGTGAGGCGTACCGGGCCAAGCCCAACGCGGCGGGTTCCCGCACCTTCGAGCTGGCCGCCCAGGCCTGGCTGGAGGGCCGGGTGCTGCGCTTCGCGTACCACTCGCCTCAGCGGGTAACCCCGGTCGAGCTCGCGATCTACTTCATCGAGCTCAGTCCCCAGAACCGTCAGGCCTACGCGATCGGGGTCAACCGCCTGAGGGAAGGCGGGCGGCCCTTCGTGTACCGGCTCTCCCGGATGCGGGACGCCACGCTGCTGGCCGACGAATGCGAAATCCCGGAAGATTTCCATCCGCTGAAGTTTCTGTCGAATGCCTGGGGCATCATGCCGGGAGAGCCGGTGCGGGTCGAACTCTTCTTCTCTCCGCAGGTACGCGAGCGAATAGGGGAGACCCACCTCGGGGAGAACGCGGAAGTCCGGGTGTTGGCCAGCGGCCATACCCGCGTGGTCCTGACGGTGGGCGGGTGGAAGGAGCTGATTCCCTGGGTGCTGGGCTGGGGCGGCGAGGTGGAAGTGCTCGAGCCCAGGGAACTGGTGGAAGCCGTGGCCCAGGCCCACCGGGCGGGAGCGGCTGTGTATGACTGA
- a CDS encoding exodeoxyribonuclease V subunit beta → MSTLQANTFTDAQARAIFSEGSVAISAGAGSGKTRVLAERILNFLARGVRPAQIVAVTFTEAAAAELRERVTAVVERRAEAEGGHWPELVTELALMPVGTIHSLCGRVAREHPVESGAGLGFTVLDELEARVWLDEHLTPVLAELQEDERETLLAVPGKIRREVLEALLEDPASARDALRVAVAARTLDPFERARRAWQAALPQWQMAVAALEGVSGPHGDVLEEMRARTAALGRDAPLLGERLLAVRDVLREHSGRIGRGWTAGAKKEVNAALGVLGALAARDDLAGIPGEATAAHDRAVLALDRLFGHVSRRFAVLKAEQEVATFADLESFADAALAFEHVRAHYARRWTHLLIDEAQDTNPVQWRILSALAGEGVNLTVVGDEKQSIYAFRRADVQVFRAAQGEVQARAGQVIPMGTSFRTHAALVETINAFFASLMAGPDQARPTAARFEPLSASRTPSPLGKDAPCVEVYDLQGEDASTARAAEARLLAARIQDLLYAGTPVYDRALGGTRPLRLGDVAVLFRARTHLGTYEQALAAAGIPYVVHGGRGLYDRPEVQDAAGLLRAVADPTADIPLAAFLRGPHVCLTDQALLNLARGREPGESLWDAARRSADPEVQQAVAWIQGWREASVTLSASQLLMEADRVTGAALVHAAMPDGARRTANLARFHALLRSWAQAGVRDVVRVAGHLAELERLGAQEAEAVSPSPDAVQLMTIHGSKGLEFPVVVVADVLNQGGGPPPKVRFDASAGVALKLPGVEEDLPDWEALEALAKERDLSEAERVTYVAFTRAADLLILLAPGNLGAAARKRFEAFVSHLPAQGVALNYAEAADVRAPRPLPPVAASGHLRLDVETGPGVILPGTLPVTSLASYLACPRLFAYRHLEGREPLVTLWSEREAAERSNPEGRLAGRQIGDAVHRALEHGWDRAVMRERFPYFAPADFQTVVTLVEAMGGEAFSDLRGRPFEREKAIQVPLGAVTFEGIVDAFDPQGALVLDYKTDRRMLPEHHLPQLALYAHHLGAREAALAYLRHGALHRFTEDDLERGLALVQDTARRMEDLDFAPTPSASTCRFCAFRGVCDAAFKET, encoded by the coding sequence GTGAGCACCCTCCAGGCGAACACGTTCACGGACGCCCAGGCGCGGGCGATCTTCAGCGAGGGCAGCGTCGCGATCTCGGCGGGCGCGGGCAGTGGCAAAACCCGGGTCCTGGCCGAGCGCATCCTGAACTTCCTGGCCCGGGGCGTGCGGCCCGCGCAGATCGTCGCCGTGACCTTCACCGAGGCTGCTGCCGCCGAGCTGCGCGAGCGCGTGACGGCGGTGGTCGAGCGCCGTGCCGAGGCGGAAGGAGGGCACTGGCCGGAACTGGTCACCGAACTCGCCCTGATGCCGGTGGGCACCATCCACAGCCTGTGCGGCCGCGTCGCGCGCGAGCACCCGGTGGAAAGCGGAGCAGGCCTGGGCTTCACGGTGCTCGACGAACTGGAGGCCCGGGTGTGGCTGGACGAGCACCTGACCCCGGTGCTCGCCGAGTTGCAGGAAGATGAACGGGAGACGCTCCTGGCCGTCCCGGGCAAGATCCGCCGCGAGGTGCTGGAGGCGCTGCTGGAGGACCCGGCCTCTGCGCGGGACGCCCTGCGGGTGGCCGTGGCTGCCCGGACGCTGGACCCCTTCGAGCGGGCGCGGCGGGCCTGGCAGGCTGCGTTGCCGCAGTGGCAGATGGCGGTGGCGGCCCTGGAAGGGGTCTCCGGGCCTCATGGAGACGTGCTGGAGGAGATGCGCGCCCGGACTGCCGCTTTAGGCCGGGACGCCCCCCTGCTGGGAGAACGCCTGCTGGCCGTGCGGGACGTGCTGCGGGAGCACTCCGGCCGGATTGGAAGAGGCTGGACGGCCGGGGCGAAAAAGGAGGTGAACGCGGCGCTGGGCGTGCTGGGGGCGCTGGCGGCGCGGGACGACCTTGCGGGCATCCCTGGCGAGGCCACCGCCGCGCACGACCGGGCCGTGCTGGCGCTCGACCGGCTCTTCGGCCACGTAAGTCGCCGGTTCGCGGTTCTGAAAGCCGAGCAAGAGGTCGCGACCTTTGCTGATCTGGAAAGTTTTGCGGATGCGGCCCTCGCCTTTGAACATGTCCGGGCCCACTACGCCCGGCGCTGGACGCACCTCCTGATCGACGAGGCGCAGGACACCAACCCGGTGCAGTGGCGCATCCTCTCGGCCCTGGCGGGGGAGGGCGTGAACCTCACGGTGGTGGGCGACGAGAAACAGAGCATCTACGCGTTTCGCCGGGCGGACGTGCAGGTGTTCCGCGCGGCCCAGGGGGAGGTTCAGGCTCGGGCTGGCCAGGTGATTCCCATGGGCACGTCCTTCCGCACGCACGCGGCGTTGGTGGAGACCATCAACGCCTTTTTCGCCTCGCTGATGGCGGGACCGGATCAGGCGCGCCCCACCGCCGCGCGGTTCGAACCGCTGTCCGCGTCCCGGACTCCCTCCCCCCTGGGCAAGGACGCGCCGTGCGTGGAGGTGTACGACCTTCAGGGGGAGGACGCCAGCACGGCGCGGGCCGCGGAAGCCCGGCTCCTCGCGGCGCGGATTCAGGACCTGCTGTACGCGGGAACGCCCGTGTATGACCGCGCGCTGGGGGGAACACGCCCCCTGAGACTCGGGGACGTGGCCGTGCTGTTCCGGGCGCGGACGCACCTGGGGACCTACGAGCAGGCCCTGGCCGCCGCGGGCATCCCTTATGTGGTCCACGGTGGACGTGGCCTGTATGACCGCCCCGAGGTGCAGGACGCCGCCGGACTCCTGCGGGCCGTCGCCGACCCCACCGCGGACATTCCGCTGGCGGCCTTCCTGCGTGGCCCACACGTGTGCCTGACCGACCAGGCACTGCTCAACCTCGCCCGGGGGCGTGAACCCGGAGAGAGCCTCTGGGACGCGGCGCGGCGCTCGGCAGACCCAGAGGTCCAGCAGGCCGTGGCCTGGATCCAGGGCTGGCGTGAGGCGAGCGTGACCCTCAGCGCCTCGCAACTCCTGATGGAAGCCGACCGGGTGACCGGGGCGGCACTGGTGCATGCCGCCATGCCGGACGGGGCGCGGCGCACAGCGAACCTGGCGCGCTTTCATGCCCTGCTGCGGTCCTGGGCGCAGGCGGGCGTGCGGGACGTGGTGCGGGTGGCCGGTCACCTCGCGGAGCTGGAGCGCCTCGGAGCGCAGGAAGCCGAGGCCGTGAGTCCTTCCCCGGACGCCGTTCAGCTCATGACGATTCACGGGTCCAAGGGCCTGGAGTTTCCAGTGGTGGTCGTGGCCGACGTGCTCAACCAGGGAGGGGGGCCACCACCGAAGGTGCGCTTCGACGCGTCGGCAGGCGTGGCCCTGAAGTTGCCCGGCGTGGAGGAGGACCTCCCGGACTGGGAGGCACTGGAGGCGCTCGCGAAAGAGCGCGACCTCAGCGAGGCCGAGCGGGTCACCTATGTGGCGTTCACCCGCGCTGCCGACCTGCTGATCCTCCTCGCCCCCGGCAACCTCGGCGCGGCCGCCCGGAAACGCTTCGAGGCCTTTGTGAGCCATCTGCCAGCGCAGGGCGTGGCCTTGAACTATGCGGAGGCGGCGGACGTCCGTGCTCCGCGTCCGCTGCCTCCCGTGGCAGCGTCTGGACATCTTCGGCTGGACGTCGAGACCGGGCCCGGCGTGATCCTGCCGGGGACCCTGCCCGTGACCAGCCTGGCCAGTTACCTCGCGTGCCCGCGCCTGTTCGCCTACCGCCACCTCGAGGGCCGCGAACCGTTGGTGACCCTGTGGAGCGAGCGGGAAGCAGCTGAGCGCAGCAACCCGGAAGGCCGCCTCGCCGGACGTCAGATCGGCGACGCGGTGCACCGTGCGCTGGAACATGGCTGGGACCGCGCGGTGATGCGCGAACGCTTCCCGTACTTTGCCCCCGCCGACTTTCAGACGGTCGTGACGCTGGTGGAAGCGATGGGAGGCGAGGCCTTCTCGGACCTTCGGGGCCGGCCCTTCGAACGCGAGAAGGCCATCCAGGTGCCGCTCGGTGCGGTGACGTTCGAGGGGATCGTCGACGCCTTCGACCCCCAGGGTGCCCTGGTACTGGACTACAAGACCGACCGCCGGATGCTTCCCGAACATCACCTGCCGCAGCTCGCCCTCTACGCGCACCATCTGGGAGCACGGGAGGCGGCCCTGGCCTACCTGCGCCACGGGGCGCTGCACCGCTTTACTGAAGACGATCTGGAGCGTGGCCTCGCCCTGGTGCAGGACACCGCCCGGCGGATGGAAGACCTGGACTTCGCCCCAACCCCCTCCGCGTCCACCTGCCGCTTCTGTGCCTTTCGCGGCGTGTGCGACGCGGCCTTCAAGGAGACGTGA
- a CDS encoding PD-(D/E)XK nuclease family protein, with protein MTRLLLHHPASSILLTGLGERFHPGLLPVVPNVQAGRDVRGSLRGAGRAITLTQWAREALQDAGWRPLRPGEREAFFRNALSDLSLDYLGPLMDRPGTLTRLSKLVGELLRDHLDPAEVQAVAADARQRDVATVYAAYVGRAQAERRFDLPGTEYFASRLPSLRVRAAAVHGFVYFDASQVAFLGRALASGSLVTLPLERGVPALRRTEETFQALQGAGFQPQAITGLPSRNGDRLVQAYLTRAPVPGGVSKAEFAEIEAEVRACLGQVRAWLAQGSRPEQVAIVVRHEATYLPTLADVAREYAMPLVSGLQVPLLETPLGGAVQAWVDAHTRNWTYAAVARLLTLPLLRPPFDALRQARRLRPACPPGLDAWGDLGWLALPPETTWRAGIGVLQRLLTEFGVSDRCQQDPGLNVALRILVDRLEAEARRDKGCSREELLGLVTHVLRTATVPALLGRSGVRVANPIAALGRRFDHVWVLGLSDGLFPVRPSDDPLLDSTVRAEWRDAGVNIPDVTSLATVQEALFLGSVAGAWSDIVLSRPRRDAGGRELRASPYWLRLGGAAEPAALPYGSEAERALAAALGGDVPPAVRERQAAEVARAGGLVGAYQGQLAEGIDVNARRWSPSQLHAVGACRFRWFTQKLLGLEEGVDPDADEDRRVTGTLLHAALEGALQDWQPGDAPEVLAERAEAALHRSERELRRLGTLRPGPLWPTQLEEVRRTALKALRSDAFLPPGWRPLAREETREFTLEVGPHIFQFRGIVDRVDETPHGLTVTDYKTGSYISRVVQGGVMNLEVQLPLYLHATGAVSGRYLSVEGGKVLKQAGRAAEGGRSKYDWTEHQAQVQAFLRGLGDALAAGNIAPSPDTRREACTYCGVRAVCRVAGGAVEVSA; from the coding sequence GTGACCCGCTTGCTGCTGCATCACCCGGCGTCCAGCATCCTGCTGACAGGCCTGGGGGAACGGTTTCATCCCGGGCTGTTGCCCGTCGTCCCCAACGTGCAGGCGGGCCGGGACGTGCGCGGAAGCCTGCGGGGCGCGGGCCGGGCCATCACCCTGACGCAGTGGGCACGCGAAGCCCTGCAGGACGCCGGATGGAGGCCCCTGCGCCCCGGTGAACGGGAGGCGTTTTTCCGGAACGCCCTGTCGGATCTTTCCCTGGACTACCTGGGTCCTCTGATGGACCGGCCGGGCACCCTCACGCGCCTGAGCAAGCTCGTCGGAGAGTTGCTGCGCGACCACCTCGACCCGGCGGAGGTGCAGGCGGTGGCGGCAGACGCGCGGCAGCGGGACGTGGCCACCGTGTATGCCGCCTACGTCGGGCGGGCGCAGGCCGAGCGGCGCTTCGACCTGCCGGGCACGGAGTACTTCGCGAGTCGCCTGCCGTCGCTACGCGTGCGCGCAGCGGCCGTCCACGGCTTCGTGTACTTCGACGCGTCCCAGGTCGCGTTCCTGGGCCGCGCCCTGGCGAGCGGCTCGCTGGTGACCCTGCCCCTTGAGCGCGGTGTGCCTGCCTTGCGGCGCACCGAGGAAACCTTCCAGGCCCTGCAGGGGGCGGGCTTCCAGCCCCAGGCCATCACGGGCCTTCCGAGCCGCAACGGGGACCGTCTGGTGCAGGCTTACTTGACCCGTGCGCCCGTCCCCGGTGGCGTGTCCAAAGCGGAATTTGCGGAGATCGAGGCGGAGGTCCGCGCCTGCCTGGGGCAGGTCCGGGCCTGGCTGGCCCAGGGCAGCCGACCCGAGCAGGTGGCCATCGTGGTCCGGCACGAAGCGACGTACCTGCCCACCCTGGCGGACGTCGCGCGGGAGTACGCCATGCCGTTGGTCAGCGGGTTGCAGGTGCCGCTGCTGGAGACGCCCCTGGGGGGCGCCGTGCAGGCGTGGGTCGACGCCCACACGCGGAACTGGACCTACGCGGCTGTGGCCCGGCTGCTGACCCTGCCGCTGCTGCGGCCACCCTTCGACGCCCTGCGGCAGGCCAGACGCCTGCGGCCTGCCTGCCCCCCCGGTCTGGACGCCTGGGGCGACCTCGGCTGGCTGGCCCTGCCCCCGGAGACGACCTGGCGAGCGGGCATAGGAGTCCTGCAGCGGCTACTCACCGAGTTCGGGGTCAGTGACCGCTGCCAGCAGGATCCTGGGCTAAATGTGGCGCTGCGCATCCTGGTCGACCGCCTGGAGGCCGAGGCCCGCCGTGACAAGGGCTGCTCGCGTGAGGAACTTCTTGGGCTGGTCACCCACGTGTTGCGGACCGCCACGGTTCCTGCCCTGCTCGGGCGCAGCGGCGTTCGGGTAGCCAACCCCATCGCGGCGCTCGGGCGGCGCTTCGACCACGTCTGGGTACTGGGTCTGTCGGACGGCCTGTTCCCGGTGCGTCCCAGTGACGATCCCCTGCTCGACAGCACGGTGAGGGCCGAGTGGAGGGACGCAGGCGTGAACATCCCCGACGTGACCAGCCTCGCCACCGTGCAAGAAGCCCTGTTCCTGGGATCGGTGGCTGGGGCCTGGTCGGACATCGTCCTGAGCCGTCCCCGGCGGGACGCGGGCGGGCGGGAACTGCGCGCGAGTCCGTACTGGCTGCGGCTCGGGGGCGCCGCGGAGCCCGCCGCGCTCCCTTACGGCTCCGAGGCCGAACGTGCCCTCGCGGCGGCCCTGGGGGGAGACGTGCCGCCAGCTGTTCGTGAGCGACAGGCCGCCGAGGTCGCGCGGGCAGGTGGCCTCGTCGGGGCCTATCAGGGGCAACTCGCGGAAGGCATCGACGTGAACGCGCGGCGCTGGAGTCCCTCGCAGCTGCACGCGGTGGGGGCCTGCCGCTTCCGCTGGTTCACCCAGAAGCTGCTGGGCCTGGAGGAGGGTGTGGACCCCGACGCCGATGAGGACCGCCGCGTCACCGGCACCCTGCTGCACGCGGCGCTGGAAGGGGCGCTGCAGGACTGGCAACCGGGAGACGCTCCCGAGGTGCTCGCGGAGCGTGCCGAGGCGGCCCTGCACCGCTCGGAGCGCGAGCTGCGCCGCCTTGGCACCCTGCGCCCCGGTCCCCTCTGGCCCACGCAGCTTGAGGAGGTGCGGCGCACCGCTCTGAAAGCCCTGCGGAGTGACGCCTTCCTGCCCCCAGGCTGGCGGCCCCTGGCCCGGGAAGAAACGCGGGAATTCACGCTGGAGGTCGGCCCCCATATCTTTCAGTTCCGCGGCATCGTGGACCGGGTGGACGAGACCCCGCACGGCCTCACCGTCACCGACTACAAGACCGGGTCGTACATCAGCCGGGTGGTGCAGGGCGGCGTGATGAACCTGGAGGTGCAACTGCCGCTGTACCTGCACGCCACCGGTGCTGTGAGCGGGCGGTACCTCAGTGTGGAGGGGGGCAAGGTGCTCAAGCAGGCGGGGCGCGCGGCGGAGGGCGGCCGGAGCAAATACGACTGGACCGAGCATCAGGCCCAGGTGCAGGCGTTCCTGAGAGGGCTGGGAGACGCGCTGGCGGCCGGGAACATTGCCCCCAGTCCGGACACCCGCCGGGAGGCGTGCACCTACTGCGGCGTGCGGGCGGTGTGCCGGGTCGCGGGCGGGGCCGTGGAGGTGAGCGCGTGA
- a CDS encoding VWA domain-containing protein, which yields MTDLHPQAPRIELLPLQAALPAGQDSDLTVLARISPAAVPAQSGPRPPLNLSLVIDRSGSMGGQPLEMARQAAQVGLRKLQAQDRVSVVIFDDEVEMLIPSQSAANSEELCRVVEGITAGGSTALYAGWLDGAMSVAQHLDSQALNRVLLLSDGHANVGKRRVGEIVPDVAGLTKRGVSTSTIGLGIGYDEDLLRGMAVAGDGNFEHIEDPEQLPRYFDAEFSGLARTTGHTVSFGIEPNPALGSLRQEVLNDLGRNDLGRFQLPNLIAERPLEVIFTLHVPAQPEQADVGVTRVRLAWTGRDGVRRKARAQLNLPVLSPEAYAQVPENVEVGLALELQRNARAKRDAVRRLDAGDVLGAQAVLRERQQVFGVVAAQAPARLRMQELTELEDLERNAAQNANLARKRASSQNYNRSRSKF from the coding sequence ATGACTGACCTGCACCCTCAAGCGCCCCGCATCGAACTCCTGCCCCTTCAGGCGGCCCTTCCCGCGGGTCAGGACAGCGACCTCACGGTGCTCGCGCGCATTTCTCCGGCCGCCGTCCCCGCGCAGAGCGGCCCGCGCCCGCCCCTGAACCTCTCGCTGGTCATCGACCGCAGCGGCAGCATGGGTGGCCAACCGCTCGAGATGGCCCGGCAGGCGGCACAGGTGGGCCTCCGCAAGCTGCAGGCGCAGGACCGCGTCAGTGTGGTGATCTTTGACGACGAGGTCGAGATGCTGATTCCCTCGCAGTCGGCCGCCAACAGCGAAGAGCTCTGCCGCGTGGTGGAGGGCATCACTGCGGGGGGGTCCACGGCCCTGTACGCGGGCTGGCTCGACGGGGCCATGTCGGTGGCACAGCACCTGGATTCACAGGCGCTGAACCGCGTGCTGCTGCTGAGCGACGGCCACGCCAATGTGGGGAAGCGCCGCGTGGGGGAGATCGTCCCGGACGTCGCGGGCCTCACAAAGCGGGGGGTCAGCACCAGCACCATCGGGCTGGGCATCGGCTACGACGAGGATCTGCTGCGCGGCATGGCGGTGGCGGGCGACGGCAACTTCGAGCATATCGAGGACCCGGAGCAGCTTCCCCGTTACTTCGACGCGGAGTTCAGCGGGCTGGCCCGCACGACCGGGCACACGGTGAGTTTCGGCATCGAGCCAAATCCGGCGCTGGGGAGCCTGCGGCAGGAAGTGCTCAACGACCTTGGGCGCAACGACCTGGGCCGCTTCCAGCTTCCGAACCTGATCGCGGAGCGGCCTCTCGAGGTGATCTTCACCCTGCACGTTCCGGCCCAGCCGGAACAGGCGGACGTTGGCGTAACCCGGGTGCGCCTGGCGTGGACCGGACGTGACGGGGTTCGCCGCAAGGCGCGAGCACAGCTGAATCTGCCGGTGCTGTCCCCGGAGGCCTACGCGCAGGTGCCGGAGAACGTGGAGGTCGGGCTGGCACTGGAGTTGCAGCGCAATGCGCGGGCCAAGCGGGACGCGGTGAGGCGTCTGGATGCCGGCGACGTCCTGGGGGCGCAGGCCGTGCTGCGTGAACGTCAGCAGGTGTTCGGTGTGGTGGCGGCGCAGGCCCCGGCACGGCTGCGGATGCAGGAACTCACCGAGCTGGAGGATCTGGAGCGGAACGCCGCGCAGAATGCCAACCTCGCCCGCAAGCGGGCCTCGAGCCAGAACTACAACCGCAGCCGCAGCAAGTTCTGA
- a CDS encoding MerR family transcriptional regulator codes for MIDVQADWSGGIEALVEEANLWLARLLPADRASRPKDEVNPRLVRHYTTQGLLPAPRREGRDARYGRLHLVALLALRRLMADGLSGRALTAALGGQDEAGLEQLALEGIVAADVGPSSDDDNEALRYLRQLSVMEVSSPARVSRLSAPVPAHAALPDFLLGSQRKVSQTTRVVVRPDLELQIGQDFGWPETESEWRALLKELGATLRDVRGQQE; via the coding sequence GTGATTGACGTTCAGGCCGACTGGTCCGGGGGCATCGAGGCGCTGGTGGAAGAAGCCAACCTCTGGCTTGCCCGCCTGCTGCCCGCAGACCGGGCCTCGCGGCCCAAGGATGAGGTCAATCCCCGGCTGGTGCGTCACTACACCACTCAGGGGCTGTTGCCGGCTCCTCGCCGGGAAGGGCGGGACGCCCGGTATGGCCGGCTGCATCTCGTGGCGCTGCTGGCCTTGCGTCGCCTGATGGCCGACGGACTCAGCGGCAGGGCGCTGACCGCGGCTCTGGGCGGGCAGGATGAGGCCGGTCTGGAACAGTTGGCGCTGGAAGGCATCGTGGCTGCGGACGTGGGGCCGTCCAGTGACGATGACAATGAGGCGCTGCGCTACCTGCGCCAGCTCTCCGTCATGGAGGTCTCAAGCCCCGCACGGGTCTCCAGACTCAGCGCACCCGTACCGGCCCACGCTGCCCTCCCGGACTTCCTGCTGGGATCCCAGAGGAAGGTGAGCCAGACCACCCGTGTGGTGGTGAGGCCCGACTTGGAACTGCAGATTGGCCAGGACTTCGGGTGGCCGGAGACGGAGTCGGAATGGCGCGCTTTGCTGAAGGAACTCGGCGCGACGCTGCGTGACGTGCGGGGGCAGCAGGAGTGA
- a CDS encoding replication initiator protein A, protein MANQPDQEVVLREDLNVGQLGLISIQRKIAPDYASWKVHFERAGIPSEIECNGAQKYGVPHGIDNDSYLALQELYIEQGCPEDGRIGFTMYRLLQMCGLEDSGANRRMMRQSLERLSATQYWISGAWRSHEDDDWVTVGFRLIEKLVFTRARKDTDGAKLIAVTLPRELTRNIRNGYFKPVSTSLLRQLGQPARAAYRVLDALRHDPVDPQTRTVSLQIPLMDLAQRCGIASDKPDKIRRTLDPIHQDLLAAGYLHEIQVTGRGRKQTVSYLFGQPVAEPEAELVELLVALKVPVVAARKLALDYPQNVRDGVAQARAILARGYRPHNDVGFVLDVVRSYGNGKYAWPEGTRTSRPIEAAPTPPRPPQPDLPEVLPSSEDLARTLAFLLKGEGLRREDLVRLPLATLQGVHARVLGRPQEDRARAAAELRTLLGPPAEP, encoded by the coding sequence GTGGCCAACCAACCCGACCAGGAAGTGGTGCTGCGCGAGGACCTGAACGTCGGGCAGCTGGGGCTGATTTCCATTCAGCGCAAAATTGCGCCGGACTATGCCTCGTGGAAGGTCCATTTTGAGCGGGCCGGGATTCCCAGCGAGATTGAGTGCAATGGGGCCCAGAAGTACGGCGTGCCTCACGGCATCGACAACGACTCGTACCTGGCGCTGCAGGAACTGTACATCGAGCAGGGCTGCCCTGAGGACGGTCGGATCGGCTTCACGATGTACCGGTTGTTGCAGATGTGTGGCCTGGAGGACAGCGGGGCCAACCGCCGCATGATGCGTCAAAGTCTCGAACGCCTGAGTGCGACCCAGTACTGGATCAGTGGGGCCTGGCGCAGCCATGAAGACGACGACTGGGTCACGGTGGGCTTCCGGCTGATCGAGAAGCTGGTGTTCACCCGGGCACGCAAAGACACCGACGGGGCCAAGCTGATCGCCGTGACGTTGCCGCGGGAACTGACCCGCAACATCCGCAATGGGTACTTCAAACCGGTCAGCACGTCGCTGCTCCGGCAGCTGGGCCAGCCGGCCCGCGCGGCGTACCGGGTGCTGGACGCCCTGCGCCACGATCCGGTGGATCCGCAGACCAGAACCGTCAGCCTGCAGATCCCGTTGATGGACCTTGCGCAGCGCTGCGGGATTGCCAGTGACAAGCCCGACAAAATCCGCCGCACGCTCGATCCGATTCACCAGGATCTGCTGGCCGCCGGGTACCTGCACGAGATCCAGGTCACAGGACGCGGACGTAAACAGACGGTGAGCTACCTGTTCGGGCAACCGGTGGCAGAACCGGAAGCCGAGCTGGTGGAATTGCTCGTCGCCCTGAAGGTGCCGGTGGTGGCGGCCAGGAAGCTGGCGCTGGACTATCCCCAGAACGTCCGCGACGGGGTGGCGCAGGCACGCGCCATTCTGGCCCGTGGATACCGGCCGCACAACGACGTGGGCTTCGTGCTGGACGTGGTGCGGTCCTACGGCAACGGCAAGTACGCCTGGCCGGAAGGCACCCGCACGTCCCGGCCGATCGAGGCGGCTCCCACGCCCCCGCGCCCGCCGCAACCCGACCTGCCGGAGGTTTTGCCTTCCAGCGAGGATTTGGCCCGGACCCTGGCCTTCCTCTTGAAGGGTGAGGGCCTACGCCGTGAGGACCTGGTTCGCCTCCCGCTGGCCACCCTGCAGGGCGTCCACGCACGCGTCCTGGGCCGGCCACAGGAAGACCGTGCGCGCGCGGCCGCCGAACTGCGAACACTGCTGGGTCCACCCGCGGAGCCCTAG
- a CDS encoding ParA family protein — MKVITFFNHAGGVGKSSSARDIGFTLGQLGHRVLLIDADPQANLTDWLGVRMVGEGPDTREIDLDDTLYPAVLGDDDAELRLPSPVTVHGVDLIPGHLDVATIEPLLPGQLMGVMRLKEALRPLSDRYDFVLIDPPPSLGQLSALAVIAAQHVVVPVPASGKGLKGLQTVVQMLGRFRKANPELSLAMILVTQYNDTTNHSRESLAQLRAQFGHLAPISAPLTYRPALYPDSQLHGEPLPAFAHKSPAATEIGAVTAQLLDVLGVSQRA, encoded by the coding sequence ATGAAGGTCATCACGTTCTTCAACCATGCCGGTGGCGTGGGCAAATCCAGCAGCGCCCGCGACATCGGCTTCACGTTGGGGCAGTTGGGTCACCGCGTCCTGCTGATCGATGCTGATCCTCAAGCGAACCTGACCGACTGGCTGGGCGTGCGTATGGTCGGAGAGGGTCCGGATACGCGGGAGATTGACCTCGACGACACGCTGTACCCGGCAGTTCTGGGGGACGACGACGCGGAGCTGCGTCTCCCCTCTCCGGTCACGGTGCACGGCGTGGACCTGATTCCCGGGCACCTCGACGTGGCGACGATCGAGCCGCTGCTCCCCGGTCAGCTGATGGGCGTGATGCGGCTCAAGGAGGCCCTGCGGCCGCTCTCCGACCGCTACGACTTCGTGCTGATTGATCCCCCGCCCAGCCTGGGCCAGCTGAGTGCCCTGGCGGTCATCGCGGCGCAGCATGTGGTGGTCCCGGTTCCGGCCAGCGGCAAGGGCCTCAAGGGACTGCAAACGGTGGTGCAGATGCTGGGCCGCTTCCGGAAGGCCAACCCGGAGCTCAGCCTCGCCATGATTCTGGTGACCCAGTACAACGACACCACCAACCACAGCCGGGAAAGCCTGGCGCAGTTGCGCGCGCAATTCGGTCACCTGGCCCCGATCAGTGCGCCGCTGACCTACCGGCCGGCGCTGTATCCCGATTCGCAGCTGCATGGTGAGCCCCTGCCGGCCTTCGCGCACAAGAGTCCCGCAGCAACAGAAATCGGTGCGGTCACAGCGCAGCTGCTGGACGTGCTGGGGGTGAGTCAGCGTGCCTAA